CAAGAACTCTATCCCCTTCCTTAACTAGGTTCCTTACATACTCCCTGTTGTCCCTCTGATCCAGATAAAAACCCGTTTTTAGCCCCTCCACTACGTCAACGAGAAACTTAAACTCTCTCTCTTCAATAATCAGTGGATTTTCCAGCTTTCCGTAGAGGAGTCCTTTAAACTCTTTTAGTCCCTCCTCCCTTCTCCCTTTAAAGTCGCTCCTCTCGTAAACAAATGCGGGATTGAATTCCTCCACGAGAGTCTTTAAGACTTTCTCTTTTAAAATCTCCATAGGATAACTCCTCACCTGAATTACAAAGGCGTCTCCGTACCTGTCTATTATTAGTCCGCTCAAGAGGTCGCTTTCCGAAAAGGCAAGTCTGTAGGCGTTTGAAGGAATGTCTCTTCTCAAAAGTTCACTTTCCCTTAAACGTCGTTTAAAAAATTCTTCATTGACTTCTTCCCTTTCGTAGGAAAGAACCCTAAAGGCTATCCGTGAGTAGGGAGAGTAAGTTCCCAGAGCAAGAAAATTACCTTCACTGTCGTAGAGTTCCGCTACTATCCCTTCTCCTTCAATTTTCTCTACTTCATCCCTGAAGACCCAAGGGTAGAAGTGCTTTACTTTCTTTTCTTTTCCCTTCTTTAAAAACACTTTCATGATGTCATTAAAAAAGTAAATTTTAAATTATGGACGAAGGTGTTAAGGAGAAATTTATCGGTGCGGTTCTCGGAGCTGCTGTGGGAGACGCCCTCGGAAAAAGCGTTGAAGACATAACAGAAGAAGAGGTATTTGAGTTTTACGGTGACAGGATAAGGGACTTTGTAACTCCTCACCCTTCCAGTCCTGCGTACGGACAACTCCCGGAAGAGACCTCCGACGAGACCACGATATTCAGGCTTTTACTCGAGAGCCTGGTTGAAAAGAAAGCCTTAGACGTCAGGGACTTTTTAAACAGATTGATGGAGTGGTACGACAGGGAGGAAATGCATAGATACCCTGACCCTATGCTTCTTACCGCCATAGACCTCCTTTCCAGAGGTATAAATCCATCCACTCACGGACTTACTTCCTTTTCCGTTGAGGGGATTTTAAGGAGCGTTGCCCTCGGACTTTATCACTACTACAACCCGGAACTTGCAGCGGAAGGGAGTAAAGTGGTTTCTCTCCTAACTCATAGGAGTGATGTCATTTCCGACGCTTCCGCTATTTTGGGAGCTCTGATAGCCCACCTTGTGAGGGGAGATTTTTATCTGGAGGACTTTCGTGAAAAGTTAAGACTTATAGAAACCTTAAAGGATTACGCGAAGGAAGAAAAACATAAAAAAATTCTCGACAGAGTTGCGGAACTCCTTATGGAAAGTGCGGACTTAGAAACCGCCATAAATACGCTGGGAAACGGTACCTTTGCTTTTGAAGCATTTCCCTTAGCACTCTACATATTCCTTTCCAACGTTGAAAATCCAGAAGAGGCTCTCTTTCAGGCTGTAAACTCTTACGGGGAGTTCGGGGGAGATACGGACGCGATAGGATTTCTCGTAGGAGCAATGCTCGGAGCATATTACGGCGAGGAGGCCATTCCCTACCACTTAAGAGAAAACGTAGAAAACTCCCAGAAATTGAGGGAACTTGCAGAAAGGCTCTACGAGGTAGTGGAGAAACAGGTGGGCTTTAGCCAATAAAATTAAAGTATGGAAACCACTCTGGGCGAAATAGCAAGGATTATCAAAGGAGAACTGAAAGGAAACCATAATATAAAAATCAAGGGCATTTCCACACCCGAAAACCCAAAAGAAAACACTGTAGTGTTTTGCAGAAACATGGAAGAAGTGGAAAAGGCGAAGGAGAAAGCGTCCGCGGTTGTAACTCAAGAAGAAGTTAAAGACTTCCCGCACATAAAAGTAAAGGACGTAAAACTCGCCCTTGCTGAGTTTCTTGAGCACTTCTTTCCAGAAGAGCATCCCTGGGGATTTCTCAGAACGCCAGCATCGGAGAAGGAGTTGAGATAGGAATGGGGAGTTTTATCGGAGACTTTGTCGTGATTGGTAAAAACGTAAAAATAGGAAGGAACGTAAAGATTTATCCCTTTACTTACGTAGGAGATAACACCGTTATAGGTGATAACACGGTTATATTCAGCGGAGTGCATATATACAGGAACACGGTTATAGGCAGAAACGTCAGGATTCACAGCGGGGCTGTTATAGGAGCGGACGGGTTTGGCTACCACATAACTCAGGAGGGGATTAAGAAAATTCCTCACATAGGCGGTGTGATAATAGAGGACAACGTGGAGATAGGGGCAAACACCACGATAGACAGGGCGTTGATAGAAAACACTTTAATCGGTAAAAACACGAAGATTGACAACCTCGTTATGGTGGCTCACAACTGCAAGGTGGGAGAGAATAACATACTCGTTTCTCAAGTAGGTCTTTCAGGAAGTGTAAAAACAGGAAAAAACGTAATTCTTGCAGGACAGGTGGGAGTAGCGGATCACGTGGAGATAGGGGACAACGTCATCGTCACAGCAAAGTCGGGAGTGGCGAACAACCTCGCTCCAAACAAAACTTACGGTGCTAACCTGCCGGCAATTGAGTGGAGCAGGTGGAAGAGGATATACGTCTACCTTTTAAGACTTCCAGAACTCTTCAAGAAGATAACTACCTGAAATGTTAAGGGCTTACATATTTTACAGGCTTGTAAAGAACACCTTACTGACCGCCTTTATACTTTCCTTAATACTCCTCACACTTCAGCTTACCCGTCTTAGTAATGTGCTTTTCGGTATTCCCTTTAAAGACTTTATGGGCTTTCTTGTGGTGTGGAACGCTTACTACACTTACTTTTTCATACCAGAAGGTGTAATACTTTCAACCTTTTTCCTGATGAAACACTTCAAGGACAAGAAATTACTCCACGTCTTTTACTCCTTCAGGATTTCCGACTTCAGGATTTTCCTTTATTGTTCTATCCCATTTTTAACTTTTTTCCTAATAAGCGCTTTGCTTTCCAACACGCTTTTGGAAGAAAAGGTAGCCTTTACGCGTAAGAACATGCTCTTTAAGCTCCAGGAGAAGTTTTTTAGTGAAGTTCCCGCGGGAACCTTCGTCAGCTTCGGAGCTGTAGTTCTGCATGCGGAAAAGAGGGAAGGAAATACCCTAAAAGAAGCCTTCTTTAAGTTCGGCGATATTACGGTTCTTTCAGAGTATTTGAAGTATAAGGGAAACGGAGTGTTTGAATTCAGAAGAGGAACGGTGATAACAGAAGAGGAAAACTACTTTGTCGTAAAGTTTAACGAGTACACACTCAATTTAAAGCAATTTCAGAAGAAAAAACTCCGTGAAAAACGTCTTAAAGAGAGCAAAGTAGTTAATTACGTAAACGTTGCTACACTCCCCTTATTCTTTTTCCTGAGTTTTACAGTAGCCCTGAAGTTCTGCCACGGAGGGCTTTCTTACTACGCATTCGCGTCTCTCTTCATAGTTGTACACCAGTTGATAATTTTTGTGGTGAAATTAATGCTTTAAGAGGTTTTTGAGGCCATCTACCACGAATTGAACGGATATAGCCAGAAGGAGTATGCCCGAAATTCTCGTGATTAAGTTAATACCGGTCCTTCCGAGCACTCTGTAGAAGAATGTACTCAGAGAGTAAACAACAAAGGCGGTAAAGGAACTCAAGAAAATGGCACAGAAAAGGGCTACTTTTCCCTCCAAAGTGTTTAAGTACCCCCTCAGGACGAGAACCGTAGTTATGGAGCCTGGTCCAGCAAGTAGAGGCATGGCGAGGGGAATGAGGGCTATGTTATCTCTGCGAAGGGCAGCCTCAATTTCGTGAGCTTTTCCCTTTTCTTTTGTAACCTCTCCCTGAACTAAGTTAAGGGCTATAAGAAAGAGTAAGATACCACCGCCTACTTTAAAGGCTGGAAGGGTAATCCCCATAAATCTGAAGAGTAAATCCCCGCTTATTAAGAAAAAGGTGAGTATGAAGAAGGCGTAAACACTCGCCTTCAGAGCAATAACCCTAATTTCTTCCTTTGAATACTCGTTCATCAGTGATATAACGACAGGAACGCTGGAGAATGGGTTCATTATCGCGAGCAAAGATAGGAAAGCTTTTACGAAAAGAACCCCAAATTCCTCCATCCAGGTTATTATCATACATATGGAGGATTTTGAAAAAATTCTCCTGGAACTTGAAAATGATAACGTAAGGCACCTGCCCTACTACCTTTGCAGGGACATACTCTCCGAGGTCAAGTTTTACCTGGAAAACGGGAGCGTAGAACTCAAAAAGGTGGAGGAACTTCTCTACCTCCTTTCTCTCAACCCTATGGCGAGGGAGGAAGTAGGGGAAATCCTTAGGGACTTTCTCTTAAGATAAATACTTATGGACGTAATAAGTGAACTCGTAAAGAAAAACGGTTCAAAGATTCTCCTAATAGTTCTCGACGGTCTCGGAGGTCTTCCTGTAAAGGAGGGAAAAACGGAACTTGAACTAGCTAAAACTCCCAACCTTGACAAACTCGTGAAAAACTCAGCTACGGGACTCCACATTCCCGTGGATTGGGGAATTACTCCCGGAAGCGGGCCAGGACACCTCGGTTTATTCGGATACGACCCCATAAAGTACCAGATAGGAAGGGGGATACTGGAAGCTTTAGGATTAGGGATAGACGTAAAAGACACGGATATAGCTGTGAGGGGAAATTACGCAACCGTCGAGTACAGGAACGGAAAACCGATAGTGGTAGACAGGAGAGCGGGCAGAATCCCCACGGAAGAGAATAAAAGAATTACCGCAAAGCTCCAGGAAGCTATAAAGGAAATTGACGGCGTTCAGGTAATAATAAAGCCGGGAATGGAACACAGACTCGCGATAGTCTTCAGGTTTCCCGAAAAACTGTCTCCCGGAAGCGACGCTATAAACGACACCGATCCTCAACAAGTCGGGAAAGAACCATTGGAACCCAAAGGTGAAAACCCAAATGCCGAAAAAGTTGCCGAAGTTGTTAGGAAGTTCATTCAAAGGGCAACGGAAATCTTAAGAAACGAGCCGAAAGCCAATTACATACTCCTCAGGGGATTTTCCCAAAAACCTGACATTCCCACGATGGAGGAAAGGTTCGGAGTCAAACCCTGCTGTATAGCTGTTTACCCCATGTATAAGGGACTAGCGAGCCTGGTGGGAATGGACGTTATAGAGTTTGAGGGAAGTACCATACAGGACGAGATAGATACCTTAAAGAAGGTCTGGAACGAGTACGATTACTTCTTCGTCCACATAAAGAAGACCGACTCCTACGGTGAGGACGGGAATTACGAAGGAAAGGTAAGTGTAATTGAAGACTTTGACGCTCATCTTCCCCAGTTTCTGGAATTAAAGCCAGACGTTCTGGCGATAACGGGGGACCACTCAACGCCCTCTATATTAAAGGGACACTCTTGGCATCCGGTACCTCTCCTCATACACTCCCCTTACGTGCTGGGAGGAACTTCCGAGAGGTTCACCGAGAGAGAATGTCTCAAAGGGGAACTCGGAATAATCCCCGCGGTGAAGATAACACAACTCCTTCTTGCAAACGCTCTTAGACTCAAGAAGTACGGAGCTTAATATGAAGGAGATAAGGGGAAAGAAGTTAAAACTTCTCTTGAAGGAAGAGGACATAAAGAGAAGGGTAAAGGAACTCGCTAAAGAGATTGAGAGCTCTTATTCCTGGGAGGAGCCCATAGTCGTGGTCGGGCTCCTCAAGGGCGCTTTTATATTCTTGGCAGACCTAGTCAGGGCTTTTGACAGGTTCGTGTTCGTGGAGTTTATGCAAGTCTCAAGCTACGGTAAGGGAATGAAGAGTTCTGGAACGATAAAGATAGTAAAGGATTTAGATATGGACATAGAAGGAAAGGAAGTTCTCCTCGTGGACGACATACTAGACACCGGACTCACTATGAAAGAAATTCACGACTACCTTCTGATGAAGAAGCCGAAAGTTTTAAAGACGTGCGTGTTTTTAGACAAAAAGGAGAGGAGGAAGGTGGATTTTAACGCGGACTTTGTAGGTTTTGAAGTTCCAGATAAATTTTTAGTGGGATACGGATTGGATTGGGGAGAATACGGGAGAAACCTCCCCGAAGTTTACATGGTAGAAGATTGAAAAAAATCAGCCCGCGAGGGCAAGATGTCCCTCACTATATCTTCTTGAAGGGTCTTGAAGTCCTGCCTGATTTCCGAGAACTTTTCAAGTAAATCCAAGTTCAGTTTTACTTGGTCTCCCTCCTTTATAAAGAGGTCGTAATTCTGAGCGAAGTTGTCTATCTCGTCGTAGTATCCTGGGTTCTTGTAAAGGTAGAAGATTTCGGGAAAGTACTTAGATAGTGTAAGGAATATCTTTTCCATGTCAACGTGTTTGTGGTTAACGTCAACGTCTATGAAGCCCCTCTTTTCCTTAATCCTTACCCTGTGCCCCGCCTTTTCTACCGCCATTAAGCTCGCAAAAATGAGGGCTATTGTATCCACTAGGTCTATGTTTATAAAGTCGTCCCCGAGGAGGTCCCTCTTGAAGGCGTAAGTTATGTCTCCTTCTTTTTCGTCGTAGTAGTAAATGTGGTTGAGGCCTTCGGTGAAGGTTCTGTAGTGTTCGTACTCAACGTGGGCAATTCTCTCACCCGTTCTTCCGAAAACGCTAAAGTGAGTACTGGAAAGAAGGTAAGTTTGATAAGCTCCGTGTTCCGCCTTTATGTACTCGCCTTCGTAAAAGCCGTTTGCGAGCGTGTCAAGCTCATCCGTGAAGTAAATTACCTTATCCTCTGTTATTACCACCGGACCTTCATAATCCGCGAGAACCTTCCTCACATCAACGAGAGCCTTTTCCATAACCTTTTCGCCGTCTTTCCTTATCTTGTAGAGCCAGTTTCCAGCACACACGTAAAGATAATCCTCTATCATGTCGAGGGTTTTTATAGGCTTTTCAAGAATGTCTGAGACCGCAAGCCTTTCTATTTTCGCCTTTTCAAACCTCTCCGCGTCCAGTTTGTATATACCCTCGTGGGTTATGAAGTAAACGTCCCTCAGATCGGAAGTAATATCAACGATCTCTTTTTCAAAGTCAATTTCCTCTGTCTGCCCGCTCCTCCTGTCCATTCTCATCAAATAAGTGGCTCCCGCACCGAAGAGGTAAAACCTCGTGTTCGTTAAAAGCGTAGGTGTTTCTGAGAGCTTTGCGGATTGCCACACTACCTTCTTTTCACCTTTCTCTATCCAGTCCTTCTTGGATATACCTTCCACTCTGTAGTTTCTCGAGATAAAAACCCTTTCTCCGTCCGTGTACATCTGCATTCTTTTGCCCCTCCTTGTGGAGTTTTAGGACTTCTTTTATTTTAACGTATATTTTTATTTCTTATGGTTATCAGGGAAGCGGTGAAGGAGACTCTCAAAGAACTCATAAGGATTCCGAGCGTATCTGGAAAGGAAAAGGGAGTGCTGGAGTACGTAGAAAACAGACTCAAAAGCCTTGGTATTCCTCTAAAGAGACAGGAAATAGAAAAGGACAGGTATAACCTCGTTTACGACAACGGTTCGGAGTACCTGATTTCAGTTCACGTAGACACTGTACCGCCTGCAGGTTTCAGGGACGCTTACAGGCCGAAGGAGGTAAACGGAAGGATTTACGGGAGGGGAGCGAGCGACGTTAAAGGCGCAATAGCGAGCTTAATTACCGCGGTTGAGTGGTTCAAAAAGGATTTTCCCGAAAAGGAACTGCCCGTTTCCCTTGCTTTTGTCGTTGACGAGGAACAAAACACGGCCCTTGGTTCTGAAAACTTGCCAAAGTGTCTAAACGGAAAGAGGAAGTGTATAGTCCTTGAACCCACTTATGGGCTCGTTTGCACGAAGCAGTATGGAGCTTACGAGTTTTCGGTAAAGATAAAGTGCAAATCCGCCCACGGTTCTGAGTTCGAAAAGGTTGAAAATCCCGTAAAGGTATTTATAAAACTCCTAAACAAACTCGAAGAAGTCCTGAAAAGGGAAGTAAACGTAATAATGGTAAGGAGCGGCACGAAAGTCTACACCGTTCCCAAAACCTGTGAAGCTCTCCTAGAGTTTAAGGTTTTTGAAGGGGAAAGGAAGGAAGAGCTTGAGAAGAAGGTTCAAGAGGTGGTGAGTGCTTTAAACACAGAGTGTGAAATCACTGTAAAACTGGAAGGCTTTGAGGAGTTTCAGGAGTTCAACACGGACGGACTATTAGATGTGGTTAAAAAGGCTCTTTTAAAAGGTGGAAGGAGAAGCAAAAGGAAGGGATAATGCCTTCCTGGACTCATGCGAGCAATTACCATAAGGCGGGATACACTGCCTGGCTTTTGGTTACCGGAAGCCTTATAGACAGTCACACGGACAGGGAGAGTATATCCTTAGATGAGCTGGAAAAGTTTACGAAGTTTTTCTACGAGCTCTTTAAAGAGTTATCTCCTTAGCTCTTTTCTCCTCACTACCTGCAGAAGGTTGTGGGCGAGTCTCGTTGGCTCGGGAACTCTGTACTTGGAAGTTTTGAGAACGAGGTCAATAGCTGTTTTCAAACTTATCCTGTGGCCCACGGAGACGTAAACGGGTGCTGTGTTGTCTTTTGTCCTCACAACCGCTCCTATAATCTTTCCTTTGTACTTCAAATATGTGTAGCTTCCCCTTTGAGGAGCTGGTTCTTTTGCATATCCGAAGAGCTTTGATTTAGCAACACCTACGGTAACCTCACCCGTCTCAACTCCGAAGTGTGAGGCAATACCGCAACCCCTCGGGTGGGCGATCCCCTGACCGTCTATAAAGTAAACGTCGGGCTTTACCTTTGCGGTTTCGTAGAGTTTTAAAAGAAGGGGCATCTCACGAAAGGCCAGAAATGTAGGAATGTAGGGAAAGTCTACAATGTCTTTCACAACGTGCTGGTAAACGGGTTTTAGCGTTTTTAACTCAACTACCACGAGGCTTGCCCAGGCACGGGTGGGGTTTTCGTTTATCTTTTCAAAGGTGAGATCCATACCCCCTATTGTTTCTACCTTCTCAAAGTCATCCCTAGCTATTACCTTTTTCGCACACTCTAATTGTATTTTCTTTAACTTTTCAAGTAATTCAGTGTTTACTTCTTTACTAATTTCCTCTCCTCCGCCAGTTCGAGGAAGTTCTTAAGGATTTCCATTCCGTGTTCCGAGAGCACAGACTCGGGGTGGAACTGAACCCCGTAAACGGGGTACTCTTTGTGCTCAATACCCATGATTTCTTCATCGTCGGACCAAGCGGTTATCTTTAATTCCTCAGGAAGAGTATTTTTATCTATAACCAGGGAGTGATACCTTACCGCGGTAAAGGGGGAGGGAAGGTTCTTGAAGACTCCTTCTCCCGTGTGGAATATCTGCGAAGTCTTCCCGTGCATTAATCTCTTTGCCCTCACTATCTTCGCACCGAAGGCATAACCTATGGACTGGTGTCCGAGGCAAACCCCGAGAATAGGGTATTCTTTGTAATAAGTTTTTATCAAGGGAACGGATATTCCCGCTTCCTTCGGAGTGCAGGGTCCCGGAGAAATTACTATGGCGTCGGGGTTTATTTCCCTTACTTCTTCGAGTCTTATCTGGTCGTTTCTCCTCACGATAACATCTGCACCCAAGGATCCTAAATACTGAACCAAGTTGTAGGTAAAGCTGTCGTAATTGTCTATCATTAAAACCTTCATCTGTCCGTTTCTCCCACAACTGGGTCAATGCTTGCAAGAATAGTCACCGCGTCGGCCACGTACCTGTCCTTCATAAGGTGAGGGTATATACACAGATTGTAGTAAGAGGGTGGTCTGATTTTTACTCTGTAGGGAGACGTTCCGCCTGTAGAAACCACGTAAAATCCGAGTTCTCCACGCGGGTTTTCTCCCGAGGAGTATATCTCGCCCACGGGAGCTTTCACACCTATCCCGTCAAGGGAGAGTTTTAACTTCTTTCCTTCCCCTTCGTAGAAGAAGGGCTCGTTCTTGGACATCTTCTCAAGCTTTGCCACACACTGCTCAATTATCCTTATACTTTGCTTCATCTCCTCTATACGAACGAGATACCTGTCGTAGCAGTCCCCTATCTCGCCCACGGGAATGTCAAACTCAACCTCGTCGTACGCGTCGTAAGGTTCAAACTTTCTTATGTCGTAGGGAATTCCTGAACCCCTGATTACGGGTCCGGTGACGCCGTGGAAGTAGGCGTCCTCTTTTGAAATTATTCCCACTTCTTTGTTCCTCCTGAGCCATATCCTGTTTCTCGTGAGTATAGTCTCCCAATCTTTTAGTTCTTCGGGGAACTTCTTTATGAAAGCCTTTATAACTTCAAGGGCTCCCTCCGGAAGGTCCATTCTAACCCCGCCTATCCTCGGGTAAGAAATAGTGAGCCGTGCCCCCGTTATTCCCTCAATTATGTCCATTATCTTTTCCCTTTCCTTGAAGGCGTAGAGGAATATGGTGAGAGCTCCGAGGTCCAGGGCATACGTTCCGAGCCAGAGCAGGTGGGAGTTAATCCTCTGGAGTTCAGACATCATTGTTCTTATGTACTTGGCTTTCGGCGGGACCTTGTCGTGTATGCCCATGAGCCTTTCTATGGCAACTACCCAAGCCTGATTGGAACAAAGGGCGGACAGGTAGTCCATACGATCTGTGTAAACGAGGAACTGGTTGTACATCTCGTGCTCTGCGAGTTTCTCAACACCCCTGTGGAGCTGTCCGAGTATTACGTCGGTCTGAACTATTCTTTCACCTTCAAGGTCGAATAAGAACCACATAGTTCCGTGGGTTCCTGGGTGAAGGGGTCCCCAGTTGAGAACTATCTGAGCCTTTTTCTTGAGTCTCTTCTTTTCCGTAACCTCAAGGTCTTCAAGCGTAGGAACGCGGGTGTGCATCCTGTCGTAATTCATAAGTCCTTCGAGGTTGTCTCCGAAGACTACTTCGTTCAGAGATGGAAGTTCCTGCTCGGGTATTCCTTCAAGGGGGAAGTCTTTTCTTAAGGGAAAGTAAGGGTATGTATCCCACATAAAGGCACGAACGAGGTTTTCGTGTCCCTCGTACTCTATTCCGAACATGTCGTAGCATTCTCTTTCCGCCCACTTGCCCGCAAACCAGAGTTTTTCTATTGTGGGGAGTTTGCCGTTCGTTCTCGTCTTTACTATTACCCTCTTCCTTTCGTCCACGTTGTAGAGTATGTAAAAGGCCTGAAAACGGGATTCCCTGTCTTCGGGAAATGCTATGAGGTTTTGTTTGACTACCTTGTTGAACTCCTTCTCGTTTTCTAGTAAATCCTTTAGATCAACCACGGAGTGATCCAGGAATAGTTTGTACCCTAGTTTTTCCTTTAAATACTTGAGGACATCTATTAGAATATCCTTAGGAACGATAACGCTTGTGGAGTTCTGGAGTTCCACTACGCTTGCCTGCGGAAAGGCTTTTAAGAGTTCCTGAAGGTCTCCTTCCTTAGCCCACGGCATTCTCTTCCTCCCTGAAATTAAACCTTTATTAATAATAACGACTTTAAAACAAAACTTCTATGGCTTCCTGAATGTGGGAAACAGGGTATATCTCCATTCCATCTATCTCTATTTCAAGACTCTTAGGAATTAAAGCTTTTTTAAAACCAAAGCGTTTTGCTTCTTTGAGTCTGAGGTCTCCGAAGTGAACCGCCCTTATCTCTCCCGAAAGTCCCACCTCCCCGAATATTACGAAGTCTTTCGGCACTTCCTTCTCTTTCTTTGAAGAGACTACCGCCATGGCAACGGCGAGGTCCGCAGCGGGTTCCTTTACGCTCATTCCTCCCGCAACGTTCACAAAAACGTCCTGGTCTCTCGTGAAGATCTTCGCCTCCTTTTCAAGAACTGCAAGGATAAGGGCAAGTCTGTTCGGGTCAAAGCCTTGAGTTCTCCTTTGAGGAGTTGTGTAGAGGGCTGGAATTACGAGGGCCTGAACCTCTAAAAGCACGGGTTTGCTCCCTTCTGTGTGGGGAAACACAACACTTCCGGGGGCGTTTGCCTTTTCGCTTATAAAGAAGGCTGAGGGCTCCGGAACTTCTTCTAAGCCTTTGTCCGTCATCTTAAATACGGCAATTTCTCCCGTAGAACCGAACCTGTTT
The genomic region above belongs to Aquifex aeolicus VF5 and contains:
- a CDS encoding class I SAM-dependent rRNA methyltransferase, whose product is MKVFLKKGKEKKVKHFYPWVFRDEVEKIEGEGIVAELYDSEGNFLALGTYSPYSRIAFRVLSYEREEVNEEFFKRRLRESELLRRDIPSNAYRLAFSESDLLSGLIIDRYGDAFVIQVRSYPMEILKEKVLKTLVEEFNPAFVYERSDFKGRREEGLKEFKGLLYGKLENPLIIEEREFKFLVDVVEGLKTGFYLDQRDNREYVRNLVKEGDRVLDLFCYSGGFSVYCANRGAKVVGVDINKRAVELARENAKLNSVKADFVLGNAFDFIQESKEEWDLIIADPPAIAKTKKEKESILWAIWKLAYYSFQKLKKGGSLFICSCTYQISSEEMIRQVRLASTDVKRRIIIKSLNLQPIDHPYLPTFPESLYLKCLHAIVID
- a CDS encoding ADP-ribosylglycohydrolase family protein — protein: MDEGVKEKFIGAVLGAAVGDALGKSVEDITEEEVFEFYGDRIRDFVTPHPSSPAYGQLPEETSDETTIFRLLLESLVEKKALDVRDFLNRLMEWYDREEMHRYPDPMLLTAIDLLSRGINPSTHGLTSFSVEGILRSVALGLYHYYNPELAAEGSKVVSLLTHRSDVISDASAILGALIAHLVRGDFYLEDFREKLRLIETLKDYAKEEKHKKILDRVAELLMESADLETAINTLGNGTFAFEAFPLALYIFLSNVENPEEALFQAVNSYGEFGGDTDAIGFLVGAMLGAYYGEEAIPYHLRENVENSQKLRELAERLYEVVEKQVGFSQ
- the lpxD gene encoding UDP-3-O-(3-hydroxymyristoyl)glucosamine N-acyltransferase; protein product: MGSFIGDFVVIGKNVKIGRNVKIYPFTYVGDNTVIGDNTVIFSGVHIYRNTVIGRNVRIHSGAVIGADGFGYHITQEGIKKIPHIGGVIIEDNVEIGANTTIDRALIENTLIGKNTKIDNLVMVAHNCKVGENNILVSQVGLSGSVKTGKNVILAGQVGVADHVEIGDNVIVTAKSGVANNLAPNKTYGANLPAIEWSRWKRIYVYLLRLPELFKKITT
- a CDS encoding LptF/LptG family permease; protein product: MLRAYIFYRLVKNTLLTAFILSLILLTLQLTRLSNVLFGIPFKDFMGFLVVWNAYYTYFFIPEGVILSTFFLMKHFKDKKLLHVFYSFRISDFRIFLYCSIPFLTFFLISALLSNTLLEEKVAFTRKNMLFKLQEKFFSEVPAGTFVSFGAVVLHAEKREGNTLKEAFFKFGDITVLSEYLKYKGNGVFEFRRGTVITEEENYFVVKFNEYTLNLKQFQKKKLREKRLKESKVVNYVNVATLPLFFFLSFTVALKFCHGGLSYYAFASLFIVVHQLIIFVVKLML
- a CDS encoding MarC family protein, producing MIITWMEEFGVLFVKAFLSLLAIMNPFSSVPVVISLMNEYSKEEIRVIALKASVYAFFILTFFLISGDLLFRFMGITLPAFKVGGGILLFLIALNLVQGEVTKEKGKAHEIEAALRRDNIALIPLAMPLLAGPGSITTVLVLRGYLNTLEGKVALFCAIFLSSFTAFVVYSLSTFFYRVLGRTGINLITRISGILLLAISVQFVVDGLKNLLKH
- a CDS encoding 2,3-bisphosphoglycerate-independent phosphoglycerate mutase is translated as MDVISELVKKNGSKILLIVLDGLGGLPVKEGKTELELAKTPNLDKLVKNSATGLHIPVDWGITPGSGPGHLGLFGYDPIKYQIGRGILEALGLGIDVKDTDIAVRGNYATVEYRNGKPIVVDRRAGRIPTEENKRITAKLQEAIKEIDGVQVIIKPGMEHRLAIVFRFPEKLSPGSDAINDTDPQQVGKEPLEPKGENPNAEKVAEVVRKFIQRATEILRNEPKANYILLRGFSQKPDIPTMEERFGVKPCCIAVYPMYKGLASLVGMDVIEFEGSTIQDEIDTLKKVWNEYDYFFVHIKKTDSYGEDGNYEGKVSVIEDFDAHLPQFLELKPDVLAITGDHSTPSILKGHSWHPVPLLIHSPYVLGGTSERFTERECLKGELGIIPAVKITQLLLANALRLKKYGA
- the hpt gene encoding hypoxanthine phosphoribosyltransferase, whose protein sequence is MKEIRGKKLKLLLKEEDIKRRVKELAKEIESSYSWEEPIVVVGLLKGAFIFLADLVRAFDRFVFVEFMQVSSYGKGMKSSGTIKIVKDLDMDIEGKEVLLVDDILDTGLTMKEIHDYLLMKKPKVLKTCVFLDKKERRKVDFNADFVGFEVPDKFLVGYGLDWGEYGRNLPEVYMVED
- a CDS encoding M20 family metallopeptidase gives rise to the protein MVIREAVKETLKELIRIPSVSGKEKGVLEYVENRLKSLGIPLKRQEIEKDRYNLVYDNGSEYLISVHVDTVPPAGFRDAYRPKEVNGRIYGRGASDVKGAIASLITAVEWFKKDFPEKELPVSLAFVVDEEQNTALGSENLPKCLNGKRKCIVLEPTYGLVCTKQYGAYEFSVKIKCKSAHGSEFEKVENPVKVFIKLLNKLEEVLKREVNVIMVRSGTKVYTVPKTCEALLEFKVFEGERKEELEKKVQEVVSALNTECEITVKLEGFEEFQEFNTDGLLDVVKKALLKGGRRSKRKG
- a CDS encoding endonuclease V — protein: MSKEVNTELLEKLKKIQLECAKKVIARDDFEKVETIGGMDLTFEKINENPTRAWASLVVVELKTLKPVYQHVVKDIVDFPYIPTFLAFREMPLLLKLYETAKVKPDVYFIDGQGIAHPRGCGIASHFGVETGEVTVGVAKSKLFGYAKEPAPQRGSYTYLKYKGKIIGAVVRTKDNTAPVYVSVGHRISLKTAIDLVLKTSKYRVPEPTRLAHNLLQVVRRKELRR
- a CDS encoding anthranilate synthase component II, whose translation is MKVLMIDNYDSFTYNLVQYLGSLGADVIVRRNDQIRLEEVREINPDAIVISPGPCTPKEAGISVPLIKTYYKEYPILGVCLGHQSIGYAFGAKIVRAKRLMHGKTSQIFHTGEGVFKNLPSPFTAVRYHSLVIDKNTLPEELKITAWSDDEEIMGIEHKEYPVYGVQFHPESVLSEHGMEILKNFLELAEERKLVKK